In the Streptomyces sp. SJL17-4 genome, TCACGGGCCGCCGGGGCCCCGTGACCCGTACTGGTGACGGTGTTGTGGTCGCCGATGGTGACGTTGCCCCCGGTGTTGGTGACGTGGATGCCGCCCGCGCTGTGCCCGGTCCCGGTCACGATTCCTCCGATGCCGCCGTTGCCGCCGATGTCTCTGGTGCTCAACCATGGGTGCTCAACCATGGGTGCTCAACCATCAAAGCCTACGGCCGACTTGGGCCCCGTTTCGGAGCATGAAAAACGGCGCCCCCGAGCCGTACGGTCGGTCGTACGGTTCGGGGGCGCCGGGCGCGTGGAGCGGGGACTCAGATGAGGCCGAGCTCGCGGACCGCGTCGCGCTCCTCGGCGAGCTCCGCCACCGAGGCGTCGATGCGGGCGCGCGAGAAGTCGTTGATCTCCAGGCCCTGGACGATCTCGTACGTGCCGTTCGTGCAGGTGACGGGGAAGGAGGAGATGAGACCCTCCGGGACGCCGTACGAGCCGTCCGACGGGATGCCCATGGAGGTCCAGTCGCCCGCGGCGGTGCCGTTGACCCAGGTGTGGACGTGGTCGATGGCGGCGTTCGCGGCCGAGGCGGCGGAGGACGCGCCACGGGCCTCGATGATCGCGGCGCCGCGCTTGGCGACGGTCGGGATGAAGGTGTCGGCCAGCCACGCCTCGTCGGCGACGACCTCGGCGGCGTTCTTGCCGGCGATCTCCGCGTGGAAGATGTCCGGGTACTGGGTCGCCGAGTGGTTGCCCCAGATGGTGAGGCGCTTGATCTCCTCGACGGACGCGCCGGTCTTGGCCGCGAGCTGCGAGAGCGCGCGGTTGTGGTCCAGGCGGGTCATGGCGGTGAAGCGCTCGGCCGGCACGTCCGGGGCGGCGGCCTGGGCGATCAGGGCGTTGGTGTTGGCCGGGTTGCCGACGACGAGGACCTTGATGTCGTCCGCGGCGTGGTCGTTGATGGCCTTGCCCTGCGGCTTGAAGATGCCGCCGTTGGCGGCGAGCAGGTCGCCGCGCTCCATGCCCTTGGTACGCGGGCGGGCGCCGACGAGCAGCGCGACGTTGGCACCCTCGAAGCCCTTGTTCGGGTCGTCGAAGATGTCGATGCCCTTGAGCAGCGGGAAGGCGCAGTCGTCGAGCTCCATGGCGGTGCCCTCGGCGGCCTTCACGCCCTGCGGGATCTCGAGGAGGCGCAGCTTGACCGGCACGTCCGCGCCGAGCAGGTGGCCGGAGGCGATGCGGAAGAGCAGCGCGTAGCCGATCTGGCCGGCCGCGCCGGTCAC is a window encoding:
- a CDS encoding malate dehydrogenase; protein product: MTRTPVNVTVTGAAGQIGYALLFRIASGHLLGADVPVKLRLLEIPQGVKAAEGTAMELDDCAFPLLKGIDIFDDPNKGFEGANVALLVGARPRTKGMERGDLLAANGGIFKPQGKAINDHAADDIKVLVVGNPANTNALIAQAAAPDVPAERFTAMTRLDHNRALSQLAAKTGASVEEIKRLTIWGNHSATQYPDIFHAEIAGKNAAEVVADEAWLADTFIPTVAKRGAAIIEARGASSAASAANAAIDHVHTWVNGTAAGDWTSMGIPSDGSYGVPEGLISSFPVTCTNGTYEIVQGLEINDFSRARIDASVAELAEERDAVRELGLI